The genomic window CATCTAAAGTTATATTAAATTTAAAACAAAAAATTACAGGAAATATTACTGTCAAAATAATTGATGATAACAATAAAGAACAAATAGTTACATTATCAATTACAGAAGTAATGCAAATTTTACAAAAATATAGTTTATTACCCAATGAAATTACTATAGATAAAAACAATGATAAAATAACATTTAACGGTGAGGCATTTTTTTCATCAGAGAGAGAAGAGCCGGTAAGAACAAATATAGTTACTACTATAGTATAATGTTTTATAAAAACGATATTAGCTATTTAGAACAATAACTTTAATTGAAACAAGCACAACAATTTAATCTCTTGTGATAAAATAAGAAAAATATTCGAACCAGTAATTTAATTAAATTACTGGTTTTTATTTTGTCAAAATAAAAAAATTGTTTAATTATTAAGAAAAAAGATTTTCCCTAACGACTCATCAGTTTTTAAAATATTTTATTTAGCATTTCAAAATATGGTTAAGAAATGAACGATGCCAATTCAAAATTGGGGTAGTGCAATTTCACATTTAATGATAAAATTTGAGGACAAAGTGAATTTAAGTTAATTACCTAGAGACACAAGTTAATTTTACAATCCCCATTTTACAGTTTAATTATTTTTTAATTCTGCTTTAAAAGATAGTATTTTTATTGGAGTAGTAATTGTTTCATTAGCAATTTTAACATGAGTATTTGAGGCAATAAATTCTGTTTTATCAAACATTTTGTCATTTTTTATTTTAATTTTTAATCTTTTAAGCTCGTTTCATACTATATCATTTTTCTTAAAATGTAAACTTTTTAAACCACAATTAGGTTTTCAATTTTCTTCGCAACTACTAGTTCTATCATATTTTAATCATTTTGAAATATTAATAATTTCTTCTTTTTTGATGTTATAAAAATCTATTTCATATTTATCGTTATAGTCATATGTAATTTGAATTTTAACATTTGATAAATTTAATTCGTTAATTATTAGCGGTTCAGCCGGTGAAAATTGTTTTTTTGTTTGAACAAGCAGTTACGGTTGCGGGCAATATTGTTAATCCTGAAATAGCCATTATACTTAAAATTTTCATTTTTTAACTCCTTTGTTTTATTTTTTCAATATATATATATATATAATTATACAAAAATTCTTAATATCATTAGAAAAATGGCAAAACCGATTAAAAATTGAAATGTGTAATAAAAAGCTGGTACCGTTTTAAAAAATGGAAAAATGGCGGTTGAAAAGTTAACTGTTGCTTTTGCAATAATTGCTAGCGGTCGTAAAATGGTAATGACTTGTGAAGCAGTCAGCATTCAATTTAGCATTTTGATACTAGCATTTTGAATCGCGCAGCCAACATCGTTAAATGCGGGTATTCATCGTCCAGAATATTTGCAATTTGCCGGCGGAATTAAATCGTCTCATTCACTGTTATTTGAACCATCAGGGCATCCAGGGGGGGATAAAGACTGTTGAATTTAATACATTAAAGTCATAAATTTTAAAATTATAATTAAAGGTATTTGTTTTATGGCATAAAGGAAAAGTTAAGGTAAAAATATTAATGCCATAGCGAATATCAATGTCGGTATTAAGGTAATTGATGCTGGTTAGCAGTTTTACTGGTTGGCAAGGCAATCAGTTTATTATCGTAAGATTTAAGGACATTAAAATCAATTTGATAAATGCTATTGGTGTTGTTGATAGCATTAAAATTTTCTTGGTGCGTTTTTTTATCAAAAGTAAAAAAATAACTTCTTAGTAATAATTCTGAATTACCAGTAACATTGATTAAGTATTTTTTGGGATAAAAAGTAGTTAACGAGCGATAAAAGAAACTGATTTGAATAAAGTAATCTTTGTTGTAATTATCTACTCCCTTAAAATCAATTTCGTTATAAGTTTTTTCATCCATATCAAAAGTCTTATAAAATAAACTAGCAAAGAAATTGCCGAGAATTTCATAGATTTCGCTAAAAATATTTTTATAATTGTTAATGTTAATACTAGAAATGTTATTTTTAAAATAAAGGTAAATGTCATTTTTTAATTCAGGGTCATAACGCAGAAAACTAAATTTAACATTAAGATAATTTAATGTTCCAAAAAGATGCTTAATTAGGTAATAATCATTAGTCTTTTCGGTGCCGTATTTTCAGATTTTACTTTCACTGTGCAATAAATTGTAAATAGTCATTACCTGCGATTAAGGTTTTATTAAAAGCTTTCATTTTTAAAACATTCTTATTAATTTCATTTTCACTACTAGAAGTCTCATGATAAAAATAGCTTTCATCTTTAAAGTCGTAGTTTTTAATGGTGAATTCTTTGTAATAACCTTTTCTAAGGTAGGTGTCAATGAAATTAAATACTGGCGTTCAATAAAGATAAGAATAATTAAATTTATCAAAATCACCACTGTGAATCATTAAGTAATCAAGATTATCAACAACGTTGTTATAGTTATGGCTACCACCAAATTTGGTGGTTGTTTTTGGCAAATCAATATCAGTATCAGTTGACGGTTTGGTTTATGTTTCTGCTTTAAAAGATAGTATTTTTATTGGAGTAGTAATTGTTTCATTAGCAATTTTAACATGAGTATTTGAGGCAATAAATTCTGTTTTATCAAACATTTTGTCATTTTTTATTTTAATTTTTAATCTTTTAAGCTCGTTTCATACTATATCATTTTTCTCAAAATGTAAACTTTTTAAACCACAATTAGGTTTTCAATTTTCTTCGCAACTACTAGTTCCGTCATATTTTAATCATTTTGAAATATTAATAATTTCTTCTTTTTTGATATTATAAAAATCTATTTCATATTTATCGTTATAGTCATATGTAATTTGAATTTTAACATTTGATAAATTTAACACATAAGTTTCTTTGCTTTCTCTTTTATTTCTAATTAGTGATTGTGTTGTCATTTCATCATTGTTAATGTTTTGGGGAATGGTAAAAATGTTATTGAAACCAATAATTAACACGGTAAATATTTTCATAAACATTTTTATCACTCCTTTTTAAAATATTTTATTTTTCACTGTTCTTTTTTCTTTAATTTTTTTAATAAGTCACTCAATACCACAATTTATAATTACAACTATTGTCTGTCATGCATATATCTAAATACCCTAGTATCATAAGCGAAATTAATGCTTCAAATTTTTCATATAATAATTTCAAATCATTAATTTCCAATTTTAAAAATGGAATGAAAAAGATAGTGATCATAAAAATGTAAAGTAAAATTCTCCATCAATATTTTTTTAAAGAATTAATGAGTTTGTTTAATTTCATTTTTTAAGGCTCTTTTTGCTTTAATTTTTTGAATAATAAAGCGGATTAATTTTTCAAATTTAATTGCAAAATATATTGCTCCGCTTCATCAAAAAACAAATATTCCTGCTAGCATAATACCACTATTAAATTTGCCAAAGAAATTAACCATTTCTTTATTCATAAAATTATTAAACTCATCACTTGTTCCGGTTATTCATTTAGTATCGATTACTGTTAATGCACAAATTAATAAGCTTATAAAAATAAAAATGATACTTAATACTACTTTTAACCACTGTTTTTTTAAAAATTTTTTAATTCTTACTTTTAACGGGATTTTTTCTTTTGAATTATCTTTTTTAAATAATTTTACTAAAATTTTTTTCATTTTTATTCTCCTTTCGTGTTTAAAATTTTTTAATTTTTGGTTTTCAATTATTAAGTCTGATTTTTGATTAATATGAATAGTATTTCACTTTTCTAGTTCTAAAATTTCTTTATTTTTTTCATTATTATGTATTTAAGAGTATTAACACTATTTTCTAATATGACATTAGCAATTTTTAGTTTGTCATTCTCTATTTCTAATTCTTGTTTTTTAGTTCATTTTTCCATTTTTTACCTACCTTTAATCACAATAAATAAAGCAATAAGTATACAAGTGACACCAAGAATGGTAAAGATTGGATGTTTCGAAAATGTCATGGCCATTGATTTAAATAGTTCTAAAATTGTTAAATTGCTAGTAATAAACTTTTGGAAATTGGCAAGCCCTTCGCTAATATAATTCGTTAAAGTTTCAAAATGACTACCAGCTAATAACCCAAAAACGGTTATTAAGATAAAAATAATAATTAGTTTAAACATTGTTAGTTACCTTGTTTTGTTTTTATTGGTTTTATTTGTTTTTTAGCTTTTCCTCATGCACTTAAACGCCCCTTATTTTTAACAGCATATTGGCGTTGTTTTTTCAAATTAACTTGTTGACTACCAAATCCAAGAATAATTGCCATAAGAAATTCTACAGCCAGCGTTAAGAATAAATGAAATATTAATTGAATATTCGTTCCCGGCACTTCTAAACTTCAAATTAAGTCAAAGACCTTATAAAGCATTTGAGCGAGAAAGTCCGCCATTTTTGCAAGATTTTTCATTTTTATATTCCTTCTTTCTTAAAAATTTGCTAAATTTATCCATTTTTAAGTATTCTAAGTCTTCTAAATCAATTGCGGTGTCAGTATAGTATTTATCTTCATAGTCAGGATTTACTTTTGAATTTAAGTAATCTCTTAAAAACGCTAAATAAAAAGAATTGTAAGTGTTGGGTATTGGTAGAGGAATTTTTAGTTTAAAAAAATAAATATCAAGTTCAGTAATATCACGATATTTAATGCGACGACCCTTTTTACTATTTTTAGCATCAATTAAGGTGTTTCGTCAGCGTTCATATTCTTCAATGTTCGTAACAGTACCATAGACAACTTTTAAGTAGGGACGAAAAATATTAACGGGTTTTTTACGAATTGCCACAATCACATTATTGGCAATATTACGAACTTTAACTTAAATATGTTTATCTCTTTGACCGCTAGCAAGCACAATATGACCAAAATGCCGCGCCAGAGCAAAATACTCTTGGATACCGCTTTCTTCGTTTTTGGTATTATTTTTTTCTCAATCAGTTCCTTCTAAAAATAAATTGGTTTCATCTCACAACAGTAAGGTTTTGTCCGGCAATACCGGATAATCAAAGTCTAATAATCCCATATGTCCTAAAATTAATTTTTGGGTTTCTAGTAATGGGAAGGTTGATGCGATGTGATATTTTTTCTTTTTTAGTAATTTTGATGCGTATACTAGAAAAGCGGTTTTTCCAGTTCCCAATGAACCAATCACAATATTTAATGGTGAATTTTTTAAGAAATTAATAACTTTGTTAATTTGTGTTAAATTAATGATTTTAAAAAGGAAAATTAAAATACAACCTGCTAAAAATAAATAACTTACAATGTTTTTAAAATAACCGTTGTAAATATATCAAATTGCTCCTTAATGTCATAAAATTAAAAATGAGGTGCGGTTTAATTCAATAAAATTGTTATTTTTTTCTATTATTCATTTGCAAAATTTTATCTTGCACCTCACTTTATTTTTTTGTTAGCGGACTGCGCCAAGTAATTTTTCAAACATTTTAAAACAAATAAAGAATATTGCCAAAATAAATGGAAAAATGAAGATTCAGTAATCAGCAAAGAAGTTACCAACTTGTGGCATATTAACGGCAATAATTTCTCACATTTTAGTAAACGTTGTTATAATTGCATTTCATAATTTAGTCATTGCGTCGCTAGCTGTTATTTTTTCTACTGTTGCTGGTGGGTGCATCGACTAAGAAAGTTCCAATCATATAATCACCCCCTTTCTTTTTTAAAACATTCATCATTTATATTCAAAAGTTTTTCTTAAATTTGTTAAAACCACGATTAACCTTAACATGATTGTATTTTTTCCTAATTAATTTTGAATTTCTCTGTGAATGTATCACAATATAACTTCTTGACATTAATTTTTTCCCTATCTAAATACTGATATGGTTTTTCAAAGGAGCATTAGAATAAATCACATCACAATCGCTGTTAAGAATCAAAAAGCAATGTTTGCTATTAAAAGTCAAAGTGTTTTTTGGGTTAAATCAATTTCTTTACCACCGGTAATGTGAGCCGGAATAGTTGTAATTTGAATAAATAAATCTCAGAAAGTTTGTTTAATTTGTTCTCAATCAAATTCTTTTAAGTTTATTGTCATTTTTTATCTCCCAAAAATCATTTTTATTGGTAAATACATAATTGAAATTAAGGCGAAAAGAAAAGTAATGATAATAATTAATCCGGCAATAAAAGCAACTTGTGCAGGCATTTTTTCTATCGTAACAAACAGTTTTAAGAATTCCATAATAATTTCTCAAAACATTATTTTTTATTCTCATTATTTTCTTTTGAATTAGGAGCTTTAACTCATTCCTCAAAGCGAGCAATAAACACTTTTTCATCTTTTGTGAAATTACCAGTATTATTTTTAATGGCATTTTTATATTTAATTCGCATTTTTATTTTGGCATAAATTTTATAAGCAAAATATGCCAATAACATTATGCAAATGATAATAAATATTAATCTAATCGCAATATTCATTTTTAAACTCCTTTAAAATAGTTATAATTTATATCTTTTTTGTTGTTTTCTTTTTCGGCAATGAAGAAGCTTAATAATTCTTGTCCCTTAATTAATTTTGTTTTGTTTTCTTTTTGATTAATTGAAATTACTTGATATTTACTATCTTTAATTATTCCAATGCAAATTGAATTTTCATATTTTCCTTTATAAACAAATCGTTTTGGAAACCAAATGCCGATTTGTTCATTAAATCATGGAATTTTTGGGGCTTTAATAAGCATTGCGTTTTGCGTTTCTTTTAAAAGATATTTCTTAGTATTTAAGAAAATGTTTTCAATGTTTTTCATAATAAATTACCTTTCTTATTTGTTATAAACTAAGTATTATTAACTAAGTTAGTTAACTTAGTTTTTTAAACACTTATATATCGCAGATTTAAGTGTTTAATAAGCTTTGTTATTAAATTTTGTTTTTTAATTAGATAAAGATTTTAATAATTTTAAACTTAGTATCTCCCTATATAGAAATTTCTACACTTTAATGTCCGCATCCTCCATCCTCCCCTTGAAACTAATTTAATAGCATGTATATTTTCAGGAAATCCACCCATTCATTTTTTTATTGCAAAATGAAACAAATTGCTATAGCTAATAAGATGTGTTATCTATCAACTGGTAAACTCCTTTTGGTTATGGCGACCACCCACAATTTATCGCGTTTTAATATATACCAACATTATTAATTCACTTGTATTTAATTTTCAAAGAACAAATTTTTAACACCTTATAAAATAAAAAGACAATCATTACTGACTGCCTTAATACTTATTCAAATATTTTCCCACCTAACAAAACTTTATGCGTCCAATAAATTTATTCTCGGAAATAATATTTGTTTCAAATTAATTTTAACATTATCTAAGTTTTGAAAATTAGTTAAATTTGTAAAATTTAACTGTTCGTAATTAATATTTAATTGTTGAAAAATAACAATACTTTTAGTTACTAAAATAGGTTGTAATAAATACGCACTTACTTTTAAAACTTGTAATAAATTATTAATAACTTTATTTAAATTAGCATCACAATTAGTAAATAATGCTCAAGGAGTTCTTTCTTCAATATATTTATTAGTATAATGTAATAGCTCAATTACTGTTTTAACAGCATCATTAATTAAATATTGATCCATTTTTGCTTCATAGCTTTCAATTGTTAAATGAATATGTTGTTCTAATGCCTTATCTAAATCATTAGTACTAGGAACATACTGCGGAATAACATTATTAAAATATTTTTTTGTCATTGTCATTGTTCTTGATAATAAATTACCTAAATTATTAACTAAATTATTGTTATATGAATCAATTAATAATTGTAAACTATAATTACTATCTCTAGTAATATGTAAATCATTAACAAGAAAAAATCGTAAAGCATCACTACCATACTCATTAATTAATTGTAATGGATTAATACTATTATCTTTTGATTTTGACATTTTATCATCATTCATTGTGATTCACGAATGACTAATTAATTTATTAGGTAAACGAATATTTAATGCTATTAATAGGATTGGTCAATAAATAGCATGAAATCTAGTAATTTCTTTACCTAAAAATTGCACAATTTCACTATTTTCTCTTCAATATTTATTAAATTCACTATTATCTGATGAGAGATAACCTAATGAACTTAAATAATTGCTTAAAGCATCAATTCAAACATAAATTGTATGTTTGGAATTTTGTTTAACCGGAATCCCTCAATTAAAACTTGTTCTCGTAACACTTAAATCTTGAAGTCCTGGACTTAAAAAATTATTAATCATTTCATTCATTCGTGATTCAGGATAAATAAAGTCAGGGTGTTGATGATAGTAATCTAATAATTGTTCTTGATACTTTGAAACTTTAAAAAAATAGCTTTCTTCTTGTAAAAACTTTAATTGTTGATTACATAATAAATGCAACTTATCACGAGAAATTTGTGATTTAGTAACAAATTCTTCACAAGCAATACAATATCAGCCTTCATATTGATCTAAGTAAATATCTTCTTGGGATAATAACTGATTAAAAATTTTTTCAACAACAATAGTATGTTCTTGACTACTAGTTCTAATAAATTTAGAATAATCAATGTGTAAGAATGTTCATAAATCTTTAAATTTATTAACGATGCCATCAACAAATTCTTGGGGGGTAATATTTGCTAATTGTGCCGCCTTAGCAATTTTTTGTCCGTGTTCATCACTACCAGTAGTAAAAAATACTTCATAACCTTGTTGTTTCTTATAACGAGCTAAAACATCACTTAGAACTGTTGTATACGCATGTCCTAAATGCAATTCATTATTAGGATAATATATTGGGGTCGAAACATAAAAATATTTTGGTTGCATAACTTCACTTCATCCTTTATCAAATTATTTATATTATATATTATATTACATCATTTCTTTATATAATTAAATTATACATACCCTAAGGAGGACTAATATGGAAGTAAAAATGAAAGGAAAACCTTTACAATTAATTAAAGAACCAATTAAAATTGGTGAAACTCTTGATTTTATCGCCACTAATCTTAATATATCAGACTTTAAAATAACTGACATCATCAATAAAAATAAAGTAATCTCAGTTGTCCCCAGCGTTGATACTAGCACTTGTTTAACTCAAACTAAACATATGAATGAAAATATTAGTAAACTAGAAAGTATGCAACTAATTACAATTTCAAGAGACCTACCCTTCGCCCAAAATAGAGCTTGTGAAAGTTTTAAAAACAATAATCACATCCTTATATCTGATTACAAATACCGTGATTTCGGCATTAAAACTGGTTTAGTAATCCAAAAACTAGAAATTCTAGCAAGAACCTTATTAGTATTAGATGAAAATAACATCGTTATCTACATTGATATTAACGAAGAAACATCAGTGGAACCGAATTACGCTAAACTATGAGACTTTTTAAACAAATAATCACATATGTTAAAAACACACTTTATACAAAGTGTGTTTTATTTATTATTAATTTATATAAGTTTTATCTTATTTTGAAAGTCCACATAAATATGGCCCAACTTATTGTAACCTATCCAATGAATTATCGAGACACAGAATTTTAGACAGGCTCCAAAAATCATATATAAGAAATATATACTTAATTTGCATATTGAAATAATTTATAGTAAATGATTATTTTTTCTTTTTTTGAAAATTGGATTGGCAACCATTTTTAGGACAATTTTTATATAGACATTTGTTTTCTAAAAGTAACTGAAGATAAATAATTTAAACTGCCATGTATTCTAAGATTATTGTATCAATTAATGTAATCAAATAATTCAAGTTCTAATTGTGCAAGATCATTGAATTTTCTACCATTAATAAATTTTGTTTTAAAAACTTTATAAGTTGCTTCAGCAACTGCATTATCATAAGGACAACCCTTCGCACTCAATGATCTTTGAATTTTAAATGTAGATAATAATTGATCAATTATATTATTTTTAAACTCACTACCTCGGTCGGTATGAAATATTTCAATTTTTGATAATGGTCTAGTAATTCGCATAATAGCTTGATAAACTAACTCCGTATTTTTATTTGGTCCGGAACTATAACCAACAATCTCGCGATTATACAAATCAATTAGGAGACATACATAAAATCATTTAAAACCCACTTTTATATAAGTTAAGTCACTAACGATAATTTCATTTATTTTTCTATTATTAAAGTCTCGGTTTACAATGTTATTTACTGGATCATTATTTACTTGAATATTTTTGCATTTAAGTCTTGTTTTTGTGTACTTTGATATCAAATTATTGTTTTTCATAATGTTTCTAATTTTGCGTCTAGATAGGTTAATACTTTTATGAGCTATAATACTACTTTGATTTTTCGAGCTCCATAGACTTGGCGGCTTTCGTTAAATGCACTGATAATTTCTTGATTATAATTATTCACTATTTTCCTTGTGTATTTATTAATTTGATAATAGTAATTGGATTTTGAAATATTTAATAATTTACACATTTTTCTTATTGAATATTTTTTCTTATTGCTATTAATTATTGTTATTTTTTGGCCATCATCAGTGCGGCTTGCTTTAAAATGTCATTTTCCATTTTCAAGTCTTTAAGTTTTTTTCGTAAAGTTATTATTTCATTTTCTTCTAGTGTGCGATTGTCTTTTGCTTTAAATGAACCAGAATTATTATAATTTTTAACTCAACTATAAATAGTTGGTTTTGGTAAATTATATTCTTTCCCTAAATTAATAACACTAACACTTTTGCCATTTTTGTATAGCATGACAATTTGTTTTTTAAATTCATCTGTATATGAATTTTTGCCCATTTTTATATTCCTGCTTTCTTATATAATTTTATCTTATTTTGAAAGTCCACATAAATATGGTCCAACTTATTGTAGCCTATCCAAATAACTAAGAAAATTAAACGAGACCGTATATTTCAATGATAAAATGTTAGTCTCCAAAACTAAATGTTGTTGGTTCGAGAGTCCTATTACCCTACTACTATCCTCACCAATTATTAAATTACACTAATTTTGATTGACAATGCATATTATCCAATTTATAATTATTATAAATAATTAGTACTAAAAATTATTATCAATTAAGATTATGGAGAAAAATATGCTCAAAGAAAAACATATTATATTTAAAGTTACCATTTCATCAATGGCATTAGGGTTGGCATTAGCGTTATCAATGCTAGAAATTTCTATTCCCTTACCTAATTTACCGGCAGCGAACTTTGAAATTGGTGATACCCTAATTTTATTAGTTATTTCATTAATTGGTCTTTGATTTGCAATGCTAATTGGTGCAATTAAACCTTGATTACATATGATAATTCCCCACCACATTGCCCACGGCAATATTGTTGTTAGTGCCACAATGGGAATGATGTTAAATGTCCTTGTTATTGGACTATATTTTCTATTAAACTGAATATGAAAAAGATTATTTCATAAAGAAAACATTTATACTAAATACACCAGCATTCTTATTTGCTGTTTAGCAACTGCACTATTTGCTGCTGTAAATACTCAATTGTGAGCTGCTGATGCTTTAGGTTTTCATACTCACACACATCCAATGACAATACATCCAATAATAATAATTAATAAATGTAAGAAAATTTTCTTTCATGACAAAATCAAAGAAATATCCGAGGAACCACTAAAAACACAAATGTTAATTTTTTATGGCATTTATGGAGGGTTCATTTTTGTAAAATATCTAATCACCTTTGATGCAATGCTAATTCTTGAAAAACCAATCTTAAGATATGCTGAATCAGCTCACTATTCTTATCACAAATGAGAAAAAGAAAAAGTAGAAGAAAAGAAACACAAAAAAGTAAATAAATAAAAAATGTAGAATTGTGTTGATGTTCATAATTCTACATTTTTAGTTTTATAAAAACTGATATAAACCGTTATATCTTCATTTCACAAATTTATTAAAGTATCATAATATCGTCATCGTGAACGATTTGATAGTTAATTGCTCTGTATAATCAATATAACGAGCTCTTACAATATCATGTTTTTCATATGTTTTAATATATTTTTCATTCGGACTCATTTATTTAACAATCAATCTTTGATCATCTAGTCAACCTTATTGTCAAAAAACATTAATTCCGTTATTAAAATTATTACTAGCAATAATCATATATTTTAAAATATCTAACTTTTTTTGAATTACAAATGGAACAGCAACCCTTTTTAGGACAATTTTTATGTAAACTGCCATTTTCTAAATTCAACGGGTGTTAAATAATTTAAGCTACCGTGAATTCGAATATTGTTGTATCAATTAACAAAATCAAATAGCTCGCATTTTAATTGTGTTAAATTTTCAAATTTTTTACCCTTAATGAATTCTGTTTTAAAGGTTTTGTAAGTTGTTGCGGCCACAGCATTATCATAAGGACAATCTTTATTGCTTAATGATCTTTTAATGTTAAAAGTTATTAAAATTTCATCAATGATTTTATTTTTGAAATCATTACCACGATCGGTATGAAATAAAGTTATTTGCTTTAATGGTCGTGTTATTTTATGAAAAGCTTGTTGAATTAATTCAGCGGTTTTGTTTGGCCTGGCATTATAGCCAAGCCAATTACTTCGCGATTAAACAAGTCAATTAACAAACAAATATAGTGTCATTTCCCGCCAACTTGCACATATGTTAAATCACTAACAACAG from Spiroplasma endosymbiont of Agriotes lineatus includes these protein-coding regions:
- the metG gene encoding methionine--tRNA ligase, yielding MQPKYFYVSTPIYYPNNELHLGHAYTTVLSDVLARYKKQQGYEVFFTTGSDEHGQKIAKAAQLANITPQEFVDGIVNKFKDLWTFLHIDYSKFIRTSSQEHTIVVEKIFNQLLSQEDIYLDQYEGWYCIACEEFVTKSQISRDKLHLLCNQQLKFLQEESYFFKVSKYQEQLLDYYHQHPDFIYPESRMNEMINNFLSPGLQDLSVTRTSFNWGIPVKQNSKHTIYVWIDALSNYLSSLGYLSSDNSEFNKYWRENSEIVQFLGKEITRFHAIYWPILLIALNIRLPNKLISHSWITMNDDKMSKSKDNSINPLQLINEYGSDALRFFLVNDLHITRDSNYSLQLLIDSYNNNLVNNLGNLLSRTMTMTKKYFNNVIPQYVPSTNDLDKALEQHIHLTIESYEAKMDQYLINDAVKTVIELLHYTNKYIEERTPWALFTNCDANLNKVINNLLQVLKVSAYLLQPILVTKSIVIFQQLNINYEQLNFTNLTNFQNLDNVKINLKQILFPRINLLDA
- the tpx gene encoding thiol peroxidase, which encodes MEVKMKGKPLQLIKEPIKIGETLDFIATNLNISDFKITDIINKNKVISVVPSVDTSTCLTQTKHMNENISKLESMQLITISRDLPFAQNRACESFKNNNHILISDYKYRDFGIKTGLVIQKLEILARTLLVLDENNIVIYIDINEETSVEPNYAKLWDFLNK
- a CDS encoding ECF transporter S component, producing the protein MLKEKHIIFKVTISSMALGLALALSMLEISIPLPNLPAANFEIGDTLILLVISLIGLWFAMLIGAIKPWLHMIIPHHIAHGNIVVSATMGMMLNVLVIGLYFLLNWIWKRLFHKENIYTKYTSILICCLATALFAAVNTQLWAADALGFHTHTHPMTIHPIIIINKCKKIFFHDKIKEISEEPLKTQMLIFYGIYGGFIFVKYLITFDAMLILEKPILRYAESAHYSYHKWEKEKVEEKKHKKVNK